The following proteins are co-located in the Dyadobacter chenwenxiniae genome:
- a CDS encoding pyridoxal phosphate-dependent aminotransferase: protein MSAVAEQTQVAPRLLADRINALEESSTLAMTKMARELAAQGHKVISLSVGEPDFKTPAHICEAAKKAIDDGFHGYSPVAGYPDLRKAIADKLKRDNNIDWKPENIVVSTGAKHSLANVIQVLINPGDEVVIFAPYWVSYSEMVKLAEGKSVIINGAFDNDFKVTAAQLEAAITPRTRIVMYASPNNPTGAVYSEKELREIAAVIEKHEDVYVLADEIYEYINFTDEGHFSIGSIPALKDRVITVNGVAKGYAMTGWRIGFTAAAKWIADGVEKLQGQVTSGTNSIAQKAATAAFNGPTEPTIEMTKAYARRRDLVVGLLKEIPGFKVNVPQGAFYAFPDVSYYFGKSDGTTQINDSDDFSNWLLNNSYVSTVAGSGFGAPDCIRISTAAADESLVEAVQRIKDAVATLK from the coding sequence ATGTCCGCAGTAGCAGAGCAAACCCAGGTTGCACCCCGGTTATTGGCCGACCGGATCAACGCACTCGAAGAATCTTCGACGCTTGCGATGACTAAAATGGCGCGTGAATTGGCCGCACAGGGCCACAAAGTAATTAGTCTAAGCGTAGGAGAACCAGATTTTAAGACGCCTGCGCACATTTGCGAGGCTGCGAAGAAGGCTATTGATGATGGTTTTCATGGTTATTCTCCGGTTGCAGGTTATCCTGATTTGCGCAAGGCAATTGCCGACAAGTTAAAGCGCGACAATAATATAGATTGGAAGCCCGAGAATATCGTGGTTTCTACCGGAGCGAAACATTCACTGGCCAATGTGATCCAGGTATTGATCAATCCGGGTGATGAGGTTGTCATTTTTGCGCCTTACTGGGTAAGCTATTCTGAAATGGTGAAACTTGCTGAGGGTAAGTCGGTTATAATTAATGGTGCTTTTGATAATGATTTCAAGGTGACCGCTGCGCAGTTGGAAGCTGCCATCACGCCACGCACCAGAATCGTCATGTATGCTTCTCCTAATAATCCAACCGGAGCAGTTTATTCAGAAAAAGAATTAAGAGAGATCGCAGCCGTGATTGAAAAACACGAAGATGTTTATGTTTTGGCTGACGAAATCTACGAATATATCAACTTTACGGACGAGGGCCATTTTAGCATTGGATCAATTCCTGCGTTGAAAGACCGCGTAATCACAGTGAATGGAGTTGCAAAAGGTTATGCAATGACCGGATGGAGAATCGGTTTTACGGCTGCTGCGAAGTGGATCGCCGACGGTGTTGAAAAATTGCAAGGCCAGGTCACTTCAGGAACCAACTCCATCGCTCAGAAAGCGGCAACTGCGGCGTTCAACGGGCCTACGGAGCCAACAATTGAAATGACGAAAGCTTACGCACGCCGCCGTGACCTGGTTGTTGGGTTATTGAAAGAAATTCCCGGATTTAAGGTAAATGTGCCTCAGGGAGCATTTTACGCATTTCCTGACGTGAGTTATTACTTCGGAAAGTCAGACGGAACCACACAAATCAATGACTCCGACGACTTCTCAAACTGGTTGTTAAACAATTCCTATGTTTCAACAGTGGCTGGTTCAGGTTTCGGTGCACCCGATTGCATCCGTATTTCCACTGCGGCTGCTGACGAATCGCTCGTTGAAGCTGTTCAGCGCATTAAGGACGCGGTTGCGACTTTAAAATAA